Sequence from the Terriglobales bacterium genome:
GTGGAGCAATTTATAACTTTAGCGTTAAGCGTGTGTCAAGCAGTATGCGCGCTACAGGAACAAAACTCGCGAGACCTGAATGGGCGGTACGAATCGAGAAGTTAAGGGACAAGCTCCATTTGAGCCAGACCGAGTTCGCGGGCAAGCTGGACGTTTCGGCAATGGCGGTATCGCGTTGGGAACGCGGCATTAACGAGCCTCCAGCGAACGTTTATCTCGCCCTCGGAAAGCTGTGCGGCTACGATGGCTGCTGGTTTTTCTGGGAGCGGGCCGGAATCACCAAGAACGACGTACGCCGGGCCCTGAACGAACACTAAACCCTTCTGTTCCCCCTCCGTTTGTACACACTCGTG
This genomic interval carries:
- a CDS encoding helix-turn-helix transcriptional regulator; translation: MRATGTKLARPEWAVRIEKLRDKLHLSQTEFAGKLDVSAMAVSRWERGINEPPANVYLALGKLCGYDGCWFFWERAGITKNDVRRALNEH